The Brachyhypopomus gauderio isolate BG-103 chromosome 12, BGAUD_0.2, whole genome shotgun sequence genome window below encodes:
- the spata1 gene encoding spermatogenesis-associated protein 1 isoform X2 gives MSCYTGERSGNSERRDQFVELHVFFVPDEQWNSKLNKVSVEATDSFISAGFIRVCPHITLKDVRDELGALLGPDKDTDGYCFLKCVGRCLALVKSKQEKDLKVKFFAPPYSPYPELYLLPMEGNTSHLCSRFLSPHTVIYNTDSQRGYPPYAPGQTKEPTKFPLIKQGPQQCVRDQSLEDEGSSSCLEEREEDSLGREDSVWPNNMCRSVQEELVVKQHEIHIKQTPTKIEKMNKKTYKNFIRDSGVPESLEDPDNGTALTQERKSKQSQTLKATIKKLRNQFPVSGSVSPPVGDSSLSVPSLALHIANNTPTQPTNRDMLLKEIKLVKEERKQLERTRQELLRKGKDLLALNRHRRNQARDRWKRKYFDTKKAAAPLEETLKSLRQELEMFYDKLFQQLQAREGRNRQRRAGNPSSTKIMTESCEIDNLKKNLDDAKMKLATEMKLRKQAATEMHTLKAELLQKKSQCSSTASLIASAGLGFHLSTCKPL, from the exons ATGAGCTGTTATACGGGAGAGAGATCTGGAAACTCAGAG CGCCGCGACCAGTTCGTGGAGCTCCATGTGTTTTTTGTCCCAGACGAACAGTGGAATTCAAAGCTGAATAAAGTATCGGTTGAAGCCACAGACAGTTTCATATCAGCGGGCTTCATCAG GGTGTGTCCACACATCACCCTGAAAGATGTCAGAGATGAGCTTGGGGCGTTACTTGGTCCTGATAAGGACACTGatggatattgttttttaaaATGCGTTGGTAGATGTTTGGCATTG gttAAATCAAAACAGGAGAAAGACTTAAAAGTCAAATTCTTTGCACCACCTTAT TCCCCTTACCCAGAGCTCTATCTGCTGCCTATGGAGGGAAATACCAGCCACCTTTGCTCCAGGTTCCTAAGCCCACACACAGTCATTTACAACACAGACTCTCAGAGAGGCTATCCTCCTTATGCACCTGGCCAGACAAAAGAGCCCACTAAATTTCCACTAATCAAACAAGGGCCACAGCAGTGTGTCCGAGACCAGAGTCTGGAGGATGAGGGCAGCTCAAGTTgcctggaggagagggaggaagactcTCTGGGACGTGAGGATTCAGTGTGGCCCAATAACATGTGCAGGAGTGTCCAGGAGGAACTTGTGGTAAAACAGCATG AAATACATATTAAACAGACTCCAACTAAAATagaaaaaatgaacaaaaagacTTACAAAAACTTTATCCGAGATTCAGGAGTACCAGAATCGCTGGAAGATCCTGACAATGGAACTGCTCTTACTCAGGAGAG GAAATCCAAACAGTCTCAAACACTGAAAGCAACCATAAAGAAGTTAAGAAACCAG TTCCCTGTGAGCGGTTCAGTGTCTCCTCCTGTGGGTGACTCGTCTCTGAGTGTTCCTTCTCTGGCTCTGCATATAGCAaacaacacacctacacaaccAACTAACA GGGATATGTTACTGAAGGAAATTAAGCTTGTTAAAGAGGAACGAAAACAACTAGAAAGGACAAGGCAAGAGCTTCTTAGGAAGGGAAAAGACCTTCTAGCTCTGAATAGACACCGTAGAAACCAAG CGCGGGACAGATGGAAGAGAAAGTATTTTGATACCAAGAAGGCTGCTGCACCATTGGAAGAAACCCTGAAAAGTCTTCGACAGGAACTTGAGATGTTTTATGACAAACTGTTTCAACAACTGCAAGCCAGAGAGGGAAGAAACAGGCAAAGACGAGCAGGGAATCCATCGAGCACAAAG ATTATGACTGAGAGCTGTGAAATTGATAATCTGAAGAAAAACCTGGATGATGCCAAAATGAAACTTGCCACAGAAATGAAG TTAAGAAAGCAGGCTGCCACAGAAATGCACACCCTGAAAGCAGAGTTACTGCAGAAGAAGTCTCAGTGCTCATCTACTGCGTCTCTTATAGCCTCCGCAGGCCTTGGTTTCCATCTTAGCACATGTAAGCCTCTGTAG
- the spata1 gene encoding spermatogenesis-associated protein 1 isoform X1 produces MSCYTGERSGNSERRDQFVELHVFFVPDEQWNSKLNKVSVEATDSFISAGFIRVCPHITLKDVRDELGALLGPDKDTDGYCFLKCVGRCLALVKSKQEKDLKVKFFAPPYSPYPELYLLPMEGNTSHLCSRFLSPHTVIYNTDSQRGYPPYAPGQTKEPTKFPLIKQGPQQCVRDQSLEDEGSSSCLEEREEDSLGREDSVWPNNMCRSVQEELVVKQHEIHIKQTPTKIEKMNKKTYKNFIRDSGVPESLEDPDNGTALTQERKSKQSQTLKATIKKLRNQFPVSGSVSPPVGDSSLSVPSLALHIANNTPTQPTNRDMLLKEIKLVKEERKQLERTRQELLRKGKDLLALNRHRRNQARDRWKRKYFDTKKAAAPLEETLKSLRQELEMFYDKLFQQLQAREGRNRQRRAGNPSSTKNDLIIQIMTESCEIDNLKKNLDDAKMKLATEMKLRKQAATEMHTLKAELLQKKSQCSSTASLIASAGLGFHLSTCKPL; encoded by the exons ATGAGCTGTTATACGGGAGAGAGATCTGGAAACTCAGAG CGCCGCGACCAGTTCGTGGAGCTCCATGTGTTTTTTGTCCCAGACGAACAGTGGAATTCAAAGCTGAATAAAGTATCGGTTGAAGCCACAGACAGTTTCATATCAGCGGGCTTCATCAG GGTGTGTCCACACATCACCCTGAAAGATGTCAGAGATGAGCTTGGGGCGTTACTTGGTCCTGATAAGGACACTGatggatattgttttttaaaATGCGTTGGTAGATGTTTGGCATTG gttAAATCAAAACAGGAGAAAGACTTAAAAGTCAAATTCTTTGCACCACCTTAT TCCCCTTACCCAGAGCTCTATCTGCTGCCTATGGAGGGAAATACCAGCCACCTTTGCTCCAGGTTCCTAAGCCCACACACAGTCATTTACAACACAGACTCTCAGAGAGGCTATCCTCCTTATGCACCTGGCCAGACAAAAGAGCCCACTAAATTTCCACTAATCAAACAAGGGCCACAGCAGTGTGTCCGAGACCAGAGTCTGGAGGATGAGGGCAGCTCAAGTTgcctggaggagagggaggaagactcTCTGGGACGTGAGGATTCAGTGTGGCCCAATAACATGTGCAGGAGTGTCCAGGAGGAACTTGTGGTAAAACAGCATG AAATACATATTAAACAGACTCCAACTAAAATagaaaaaatgaacaaaaagacTTACAAAAACTTTATCCGAGATTCAGGAGTACCAGAATCGCTGGAAGATCCTGACAATGGAACTGCTCTTACTCAGGAGAG GAAATCCAAACAGTCTCAAACACTGAAAGCAACCATAAAGAAGTTAAGAAACCAG TTCCCTGTGAGCGGTTCAGTGTCTCCTCCTGTGGGTGACTCGTCTCTGAGTGTTCCTTCTCTGGCTCTGCATATAGCAaacaacacacctacacaaccAACTAACA GGGATATGTTACTGAAGGAAATTAAGCTTGTTAAAGAGGAACGAAAACAACTAGAAAGGACAAGGCAAGAGCTTCTTAGGAAGGGAAAAGACCTTCTAGCTCTGAATAGACACCGTAGAAACCAAG CGCGGGACAGATGGAAGAGAAAGTATTTTGATACCAAGAAGGCTGCTGCACCATTGGAAGAAACCCTGAAAAGTCTTCGACAGGAACTTGAGATGTTTTATGACAAACTGTTTCAACAACTGCAAGCCAGAGAGGGAAGAAACAGGCAAAGACGAGCAGGGAATCCATCGAGCACAAAG AATGATCTTATAATCCAGATTATGACTGAGAGCTGTGAAATTGATAATCTGAAGAAAAACCTGGATGATGCCAAAATGAAACTTGCCACAGAAATGAAG TTAAGAAAGCAGGCTGCCACAGAAATGCACACCCTGAAAGCAGAGTTACTGCAGAAGAAGTCTCAGTGCTCATCTACTGCGTCTCTTATAGCCTCCGCAGGCCTTGGTTTCCATCTTAGCACATGTAAGCCTCTGTAG
- the ctbs gene encoding di-N-acetylchitobiase, translating into MWLSSLLFVLSLSVSESSSTCPCAREELCQPIQHERDFEVFVFDVGGKSWKFYDWSRVTTVAAFGKFDAELLCYAHSQGARLVLKGDVPLPDMVNEDKRMAWIKEQLILAKRQFMDGINIDIEQAVEESSPEYYALTSLVKETTDMFHKEIPGSQVSFDVAWSPKCIDKRCYDYTAIADSCDLLFVMSYDEQSQIWGDCIAMANAPFNQTLAAYDQYIGIKVDPKKLVMGVPWYGYDYQCLNFSQQGVCTIREVPFRGAPCSDASGRQIPYSTMMRQVNRSMSGRLWDEIQLAPYYNYKDNEGKIHQVWYDDPESISLKAAYVGQQSLRGIGMWNGNLLDYSDDPVAKQQSADMWNALTPNQQSVSFAVS; encoded by the exons ATGTGGCTGTCTAGTCTCCTGTTTGTTTTGAGCCTGTCAGTAAGCGAATCATCGTCAACTTGTCCATGCGCGCGCGAGGAGCTGTGTCAGCCAATTCAGCACGAGCGAGACTTCGAG GTTTTTGTATTTGATGTTGGTGGAAAGTCCTGGAAATTTTATGACTGGTCCAGGGTGACAACGGTTGCTGCCTTCGGAAAGTTTGACGCAGAGCTTCTGTGTTATGCTCATTCACAAGGAGCGCGTCTTGTTTTGAAAG GTGATGTACCACTCCCAGATATGGTGAATGAAGACAAAAGGATGGCTTGGATCAAGGAGCAACTCATTTTAGCAAAGAGGCAGTTTATGGATGGCATAAACATTGACATTGAACAGGCTGTAGAAGAGTCCTCCCCTGAATACTACGCTTTAACGTCACTTGTGAAGGAGACAACAGACATGTTCCATAAAGAAATTCCAGGCTCTCAG GTATCCTTTGATGTGGCTTGGTCACCTAAGTGTATTGATAAGCGTTGCTATGACTACACTGCAATTGCAGACTCTTGCGACCTGCTCTTTGTAATGTCGTATGATGAACAAAGTCAGATCTGGGGGGACTGCATCGCCATGGCAAATGCACCCTTCAATCAGACGCTGGCAG CATATGATCAATACATTGGGATTAAAGTAGACCCAAAGAAACTTGTGATGGGAGTTCCATGGTATGGTTATGACTACCAGTGCCTAAACTTCTCACAG CAGGGGGTCTGTACGATCCGTGAAGTGCCTTTCAGAGGGGCTCCTTGCAGTGATGCATCAGGAAGACAGATCCCTTATAGCACTATGATGAGACAGGTCAACCGCTCCATGTCTGGCAGGCTATGGGATGAGATCCAGCTGGCTCCCTATTACAATTACAAG GACAACGAGGGCAAGATCCATCAAGTGTGGTATGATGATCCAGAGAGCATCTCACTGAAGGCCGCTTACGTGGGACAGCAGAGTTTACGGGGAATTGGCATGTGGAATGGAAATCTCCTTGACTACAGTGATGACCCTGTTGCCAAGCAGCAAAGTGCTGACATGTGGAATGCCCTCACTCCGAACCAACAGTCGGTGTCTTTTGCAGTCTCCTAG
- the rpf1 gene encoding ribosome production factor 1: MDFVEVPVSEDTINTKTKVKKVKKRHQPVQEAEDGGSVEPAESSLPPTFSVSTIKNKQRRHLMFTKIKQDKRKQKLELRKKRKKEREALGDKAPPKEVPKTIENQRLYDETTVDPEDEEVAFDEGTDEFSSYFNKLTNPKVLITTSDRPRGRTVRFCEQLATVIPDAHVYYRRGLALKRIIPQCVSRNFTYLMVINEDRKVPNGMVLCHLPDGPTAHFKMSSVRLRKEMKRRGKDPTEHHPEVILNNFTTRLGHTIGRMFAALFPHDPHFVGRQVATFHNQRDFIFFRFHRYIFKNEKRVGIQELGPRFTLKLRSVQKGTFDSKFGEFEWVHKRHEMDSSRRKFHL, from the exons ATGGATTTCGTTGAGGTACCAGTCTCGGAAGACACGATTAATACAAAGACTAAAGTTAAAAAAGTAAAGAAACGGCACCAGCCCGTCCAGGAGGCGGAGGATGGTGGTTCAGTGGAGCCGGCAGAGTCCTCGCTCCCCCCCACATTCAGCGTGTCGACCATAAAGAATAAACAGCGGAGACATCTGATGTTCACCAAGATCAAGCAAGATAAACGGAAG caaaaactggaattgcgaaagaaaagaaaaaaggagagagaagCACTCGGAGACAAG GCCCCACCAAAAGAGGTTCCAAAGACCATTGAAAACCAGAGACTGTATGATGAGACAACGGTAGACCCAGAAGATGAGGAG GTAGCTTTTGATGAAGGAACAGATGAGTTCTCATCTTACTTCAACAAACTGACAAACCCAAAAGTTCTCATTACCACATCAGACAGACCAAGAGGG AGAACCGTGCGGTTTTGTGAGCAGCTAGCAACAGTAATACCAGATGCACACGTGTACTACAGAAGAGGCCTTGCCCTGAAGAGGATCATTCCTCAGTGTGTATCACGGAACTTCACATACCTTATGGTCATTAATGAGGACAGAAAAGTACCAA ATGGCATGGTTCTTTGTCACCTTCCTGATGGACCCACTGCACACTTCAAAATGAGTAGTGTTCGTCTTCGCAAAGAGATGAAG AGAAGAGGAAAGGACCCAACAGAGCACCACCCTGAGGTCATTCTGAACAACTTCACCACCAGGCTGGGTCACACCATCGGCCGCATGTTTGCAGCGTTATTTCCTCACGATCCACACTTCGTTGGCCGCCAGGTTGCCACTTTCCACAACCAGCGAGACTTCATCTTTTTCCGGTTCCACAG ATACAtcttcaagaatgaaaagagagtAGGAATTCAAGAGCTAGGACCCCGTTTCACACTTAAGCTCCGCTCTGTGCAGAAAGGAACATTTGATTCCAAGTTTGGAGAGTTCGAATGGGTTCATAAG CGCCATGAAATGGACTCCAGCAGAAGAAAATTCCATCTCTGA
- the spata1 gene encoding spermatogenesis-associated protein 1 isoform X3: MSCYTGERSGNSERRDQFVELHVFFVPDEQWNSKLNKVSVEATDSFISAGFIRVCPHITLKDVRDELGALLGPDKDTDGYCFLKCVGRCLALVKSKQEKDLKVKFFAPPYSPYPELYLLPMEGNTSHLCSRFLSPHTVIYNTDSQRGYPPYAPGQTKEPTKFPLIKQGPQQCVRDQSLEDEGSSSCLEEREEDSLGREDSVWPNNMCRSVQEELVVKQHGVPESLEDPDNGTALTQERKSKQSQTLKATIKKLRNQFPVSGSVSPPVGDSSLSVPSLALHIANNTPTQPTNRDMLLKEIKLVKEERKQLERTRQELLRKGKDLLALNRHRRNQARDRWKRKYFDTKKAAAPLEETLKSLRQELEMFYDKLFQQLQAREGRNRQRRAGNPSSTKNDLIIQIMTESCEIDNLKKNLDDAKMKLATEMKLRKQAATEMHTLKAELLQKKSQCSSTASLIASAGLGFHLSTCKPL; this comes from the exons ATGAGCTGTTATACGGGAGAGAGATCTGGAAACTCAGAG CGCCGCGACCAGTTCGTGGAGCTCCATGTGTTTTTTGTCCCAGACGAACAGTGGAATTCAAAGCTGAATAAAGTATCGGTTGAAGCCACAGACAGTTTCATATCAGCGGGCTTCATCAG GGTGTGTCCACACATCACCCTGAAAGATGTCAGAGATGAGCTTGGGGCGTTACTTGGTCCTGATAAGGACACTGatggatattgttttttaaaATGCGTTGGTAGATGTTTGGCATTG gttAAATCAAAACAGGAGAAAGACTTAAAAGTCAAATTCTTTGCACCACCTTAT TCCCCTTACCCAGAGCTCTATCTGCTGCCTATGGAGGGAAATACCAGCCACCTTTGCTCCAGGTTCCTAAGCCCACACACAGTCATTTACAACACAGACTCTCAGAGAGGCTATCCTCCTTATGCACCTGGCCAGACAAAAGAGCCCACTAAATTTCCACTAATCAAACAAGGGCCACAGCAGTGTGTCCGAGACCAGAGTCTGGAGGATGAGGGCAGCTCAAGTTgcctggaggagagggaggaagactcTCTGGGACGTGAGGATTCAGTGTGGCCCAATAACATGTGCAGGAGTGTCCAGGAGGAACTTGTGGTAAAACAGCATG GAGTACCAGAATCGCTGGAAGATCCTGACAATGGAACTGCTCTTACTCAGGAGAG GAAATCCAAACAGTCTCAAACACTGAAAGCAACCATAAAGAAGTTAAGAAACCAG TTCCCTGTGAGCGGTTCAGTGTCTCCTCCTGTGGGTGACTCGTCTCTGAGTGTTCCTTCTCTGGCTCTGCATATAGCAaacaacacacctacacaaccAACTAACA GGGATATGTTACTGAAGGAAATTAAGCTTGTTAAAGAGGAACGAAAACAACTAGAAAGGACAAGGCAAGAGCTTCTTAGGAAGGGAAAAGACCTTCTAGCTCTGAATAGACACCGTAGAAACCAAG CGCGGGACAGATGGAAGAGAAAGTATTTTGATACCAAGAAGGCTGCTGCACCATTGGAAGAAACCCTGAAAAGTCTTCGACAGGAACTTGAGATGTTTTATGACAAACTGTTTCAACAACTGCAAGCCAGAGAGGGAAGAAACAGGCAAAGACGAGCAGGGAATCCATCGAGCACAAAG AATGATCTTATAATCCAGATTATGACTGAGAGCTGTGAAATTGATAATCTGAAGAAAAACCTGGATGATGCCAAAATGAAACTTGCCACAGAAATGAAG TTAAGAAAGCAGGCTGCCACAGAAATGCACACCCTGAAAGCAGAGTTACTGCAGAAGAAGTCTCAGTGCTCATCTACTGCGTCTCTTATAGCCTCCGCAGGCCTTGGTTTCCATCTTAGCACATGTAAGCCTCTGTAG